The Gammaproteobacteria bacterium region ATTTCTGGCCGTCAACAAGCGCTACACGCAACTCTTCGGGTTGAGTTGCGTTAAACAACATTCTTTTCATATTGTAAATTCTCTCTGCGCTCAACCGCATAACGTGGAAAGGTCACTAAGCGGGCAGGCTTTGGGAGCAGTCTCCTCAAGCTTCGCTGGTCCTCACACGTCGGGGGAGCGCTTTATCTGTTATATAATCGAAAAACGAACAGTGTGATATACACGTGTTCAAAATCTGTCCCGAGTTCACACAACGAACTCTAAAGAAGCTTTATTTTTTACTCAGTTCTAAATCCTAAACACAGGTATCTGCGATCGTATTGCTGCTGTGCCATAGGCCGCGTTAGGGGACATCCAGGCAACTTGGGGCTAACTATAGCTTATTGCAAGCAGCAAGCCTATAGCACTTATACCTATATAGTACCTACTGAATATAGCAGTGTAATTAATAGTGTTCAAATATATGATTAAACTATTAATATTGCAATAATATACGCAAATGAAAAAATTGTCTGTAGTTAATTCCAATAACCCTCAATTTATTACGGTGAATGAAGAGGAGGAGGCTCAACGAATTGATAATTATTTGATCAAATTGTTGAAAAACGTCCCCAAAAGTCATATCTACCGTATATTGCGCAAGGGTGAGGTGCGAGTGAACAAGGGCCGAGTAAAAGCGGCTTATCGCATCCAAGTGGGTGATATTGTTCGAATACCTCCAATTAAATTGCAGATTACCCCGGTGGTCACGGCGGGCGTTAAACAACTGGCTTGGATAGATTCCAGCATTGTTTACGAGGATAGTAAGCTCCTGATCATCAATAAACCATCCGGTTTGGCGGTCCACGGAGGCAGTGGAATCAGTTTAGGGGTGATTGAATGCCTGCGTCAGGCGCGCCCGGATGCACCGCTTTTGGAGTTGGTGCACCGTTTGGATCGAGAAACCTCCGGTTGCTTGCTGATCGCGAAGAAACGCAGCGCGTTACGCTATCTGCATCAATTGTTTCAGACCAATCAGATCCAAAAAACATATGTGGCCTTGGTGCAAGGGCCGTGGTCCGGTGGTGTCCAGCACGTCAAAGCGGCATTAACCAAGAATATGCTCAGTTCCGGTGAACGTATCGTTCGAGTAGATGCCCAAGGTAAACAGGCACATAGTATTTTTGAGCCGCTAGAGGTTTTTAAGAATTCCACCTTAGTTCGGGTCCGGCTCAAAACGGGTAGAACCCATCAGATCCGGGTACACGCCTCTCACATTGGCCATCCTATTGCAGGGGATGAGAAGTACGGGGATAAGGAATTTAATAAGATAATGAAACAACATCATGTTAAGCGCTTGTTTTTACACGCGCAAAGCCTGCGGTTTATTCACCCGGATACGGACGAGGTGCTACTTGTGGAAGCACCATTACACACCGATTTAACAACAGTGCTTGAAGATTTGCAGAGGACCTAATGGCAGTTGGATACGAATTACTCATATTTGATTGGGATGGCACACTAATTGATTCGGAAAAAAACATTATTCGCTGCATGCAGTTGGCTTTGGAGGATATTGGAGCACAAACCCGTGAGCCGGATGCCATCAGCCATATTATTGGTTTGGGTTTAGCGGAAGCCATAGAAGCCTTGTGTCCGGAATTAAAACCGGCGCAACGATCACAACTGGTGGAACGCTACCGTTATCATTTTCTAAGCAGTGAACCGTCAGAACCGTTTGCCGGAGTGGCAGTTACCTTGAACGCGCTGGTCGATCGCGGCTATTACTTGGCGGTGGCCACCGGCAAGGGGCGAGTGGGACTGGACAAGGCTTTGGCAGAGACAGGGTTTAAACCCCATTTTCATGTCACGCGATGCGCCGATGAAACGCGATCCAAACCACATCCGCAAATGGTGCTGGAGATTATGGACTTTGTGGGTGTGGATGCTCATCAAGCTCTGATGATCGGCGATACAGTGTATGACCTGGATATGGCGACGAATGCCGGGATGGATTCAGCCGCGGTTTTATATGGAGTGCACGCAGCGGAAAAGTTGCAGGCGTGTAATCCAATAGTTTGTTTACAGAGCATGACGGAATTGTTGCCCTGGCTCGAGCAAAGGGCGTAGCGTTATGTTCCTTAGCCGGGTCTGATGCGTATTTGACAAGAGGTTTCAACTAGAGGTTAGCCAATGAGTGATTTGGAAAGAAACGAGGGTGGGCTTGCAAGGCCGGATCCGCAAAACAATTCGCAAACACAAAACCCGGCAAGCGACGTATCGCCGGACTGGGAACGGGATTTACTCAACCGCCTGGCATTTGCCTCGGTCAACGAACAAAGGCGGGCGCGGCGCTGGGGGATCTTTTTTAAATCGTTGACGTTCTTATATTTACTGATGTTTTTTCTGGTAATGCCCGGGGACTGGAAAAGTCCCGATTCCAGCAAAGAACACACGGCGCTGGTTCAGGTGGAAGGGGTTATTGGGCCGGATTCAGAAGCCAGCGCGGACATTATTATCGGCGGATTACGTGCTGCGTTTAAGAATAAAAATTCCAAAGCCGTGATATTACGGATTAACAGTCCCGGCGGTAGCCCGGTGCAATCCGGTTATGTGTATGATGAAATCAAACGATTGCGCAAGAAATATCAGGACAAAAAACTTTACGCCGTGATCACCGATATGTGCGCTTCCGGCGGCTATTATATTGCGGCCGCGGCCGACGAAATATACGCCGACAAAGCCAGTCTGGTTGGTTCCATTGGGGTGTTGATTAACAGTTTTGGCTTTGTAGATGCCATGAAGAAACTGGGCGTGGAGCGACGGATGTACACGGCTGGAAAAAACAAGGGAATTCTGGATCCCTTTTCTCCAGTGAAACCATCAGATCGCAAGCATATCGACAAAATGTTACAGGGTATTCATCAGCAGTTTATTCAAAGCGTAAAAGACGGTCGTGGCGATAAGCTGAAACAGAGCCCCGAACTGTTTTCCGGCCTGTTTTGGAACGGCGATGAGGGCGTCAAGCTGGGTTTAGTCGACGCCTTGGGTAGCAGCAGTTACGTCGCCCGTGAAGTGGTGGGGGCTGAGAAAATCGTCAATTACACACCGAGGTCGGATTTTCTGGAGCGTTTTGCCGATCGATTGGGTGCCTCCTTCGCAAAAATGATGGTGCAGTTGGTGGGGACAGGCGCTCAAAGTGCGGATCTGTTCTGATCGGGTTTGAGCCGGTACAGGGCTTCGCATTGGCGATTCAAGCTTTGCCGTAACTTTGCCGGTTTAAACACCGGCCGCCAGCTCCAAAGCCTGCTGTAATGCCTGTCGGGGTGTATAAAAGTGCGGTGAAAAACGAATTCCGCCACCGCGAATGGCACAGACAACATTATTATCCGTTAGATGCCGGAAAACGCTTTCCGTATTTGCGTGTACATGACGGAAACTGACTATCCCGGAGAGGTGCTCCTGTTCCGGGGTGAGCAGTTGCAGAGTGTCGCTGTTAAGGATGAAATCCATGGCATAGCGACTGTTTGCCACAACGTCGGATTCCACCGCTTCCAACCCATATTGTAAAAGCAATGAAAGGCTGGCATCCAAGGCATGGATACCCAGCATATTGGGGCTGCCGCATTCAAAGCGTCGTGCGCTGCTCGCCGCTTGCCACTGGGTCTGATCGAAATTGAGAAAATCTTCCGTCATATGCCAACCAAATTGATGCAGCTTCAGTTGTGAAATGAGTGATTCCCGGCAATAAAAAAAGGCCAGGCCTTCCGGGCCCAGCATCCACTTATGTCCGTCTGCCATGGCAAAATCGATATGGTCTGCTTCCACATCAAACTGTAGAGCGCCAACGGATTGTATGGCGTCAACACAAAACAAAATCTCATGTTGACGACAATGTGCGCCTATGGTTCTTAGGTTGGGCTTTAAGCCGTTGCTGTATTGTACCGAACTGATGGATACCAGACGGGTGTTGTCATTGCATTGGTCGATAATCCGTTGCGCGGCATCGGTTCCGTCCTTGCTTTCACTTAAGGTGGCATAACGTGTTTGTACGCCGTAGCGGTGTAGTGATTCCCACACAATACGATTGGACGGAAATTCCATATCGCTTATGACAACATTGTCACCCGGTTGCCAGTCTAAACCGTAGGCGACCACAGATAGGGCTTCAGAGGTGTTTTTTAATAGAGCAACATCGTCCGTATTGGGGGCGTGGATTAAGGTTTGTATTTTACGTCGCAGTTCCCATTCCGTCTCCATCCAGCGTGGGTAATTTTTGGCTCCTACAAAGAGATTTTCCTGGGCAAAATCACACACTGCTTTTCGGGTTCTTTCCGGCCAGGGTGCTACCGCGGCGTGGTTTAAATAAATCAGTGACTGGTTTAACAAAAATTCATCTTCCAAGTGCATGATATTTCACTTTAAGTAGGTTGATAAGTTATTTAAAAACAGATAATTAATAATCAATGCTAATGTGAATAATTGAGTTTAAGCACAGGGGCTTTTTCTATATAATTGTTATTATAAGGTACGATAACGTAACAATCGTCATTGAAAAGTGGTTTGTACCTGATTTTCACGCAAAACTGCGTGTTACTGCTGCCGTGTCTCGTTGCGGGAGTAACCATTGGGCCGGAGCTGCGGTTCAAAAACATCAGTTCACAGCATCCGTGTGTGACAAACGTGAGTTTGGTTTTATGTTATTTTCTGGCAAATGGAAAATTGAGCACCGCTTTCGAACCCAGTCAATGTTTCCGGGGGGTGGTGTATATATGTCCCAAGCGTCCAGTTTGTCCAGTCGTCGCTTGATCCGCCTGCTTGTCCTGTGCCTGGGAGCCGGACTGATGCTTCCCGTTTCAGCCAATGTTCCCGATAAACCTGTAGAACGCCGGCACTTTGAAGATGCCGTAGTAGCATTGGAAGACGACAACCTGGAGTTGTTCCGACAATTGGCGGAAAAGAATAGGAACTATGTTCTTTATCCCTATCTGCAATACTATGAACTCCGTAAGCGGGTGGAGCAGGCGGAGGCGAAGGAGATCAGGGGGTTTCTGGATAAATACCGGGATTTACCTTTCAGCTCCGCATTACGTGCGCAGTGGTTGTCCCATCTGGCTAAAACTAAAAACTGGAGCTTGTATCGTCAGTTTTATACCGATCAGGTACGCAACGATTTACAGTGCCATCACTTTACGGCATCTCTGGCCGACACACTAAGTAAAAAGCAATTACAGCAGGTGCTGGATCGTGCTGAAAAGCAGTGGCTCAATGGGCATAAGGACAGAGCCGAATGCAAACCTATATTTGAAGCTTTACAGTCCTACGGTCGAATCACTACAGCGTTGCGCTGGCAACGGATTGAGTTGGCCATGAAAGTGGGTAATCTCAAACTGGCCGGGCAATTGTCCGAACCATTTGGCAGCAGAGATAAAAAGTTGGTTCGTTTGTGGCAGGAAGTTTACAAGAAGCCCGAAAAACTTTTTACGCATCGAGAAATGCGGCGTAATAGTCTGGTGAAAAGAAAAATAGCTTTTCACGGCATTCAACGTTTGGCGAAGCGCGATGTAGAAGCGGCCGGAAAATTGTGGAACACAGCCAAACGCCGGTTTCCCTTTGAAAAAGATCAAAAGCTGGAGATGGCCCGGTTTCTGGCTTTAAGGGCGGCCTATCAGTCCAAACCCAATGCTTTGAAGCTGTTGAAACAGTTGCCTCAGGATGTATCCGATTTCTCCGATAAACAATTACGGGCGCGGGTTGCACTGAAACATCAGAACTGGACAGAATTGATGGGGGCGATCAAGGCAATGGCGTCTGTCAGTAAGGAAGCTAAGTGGCAATACTGGCAGGCCAGGGCTTGGGAGCAATTGGGTCAAAAGGATAAGGCTATATCCCAGTTTGAGCGCTTAGCCACCCAAACCAATTACTATGGTTTTTTGTCTGCGGACCGTGTGAAGAAACCGTATCAGATTACCTCGGAGCCGCTGCGTCGGGATGAGGCCGCACTGGCTATGTTACGCAAGGATCCGGGCGTGCAACGCACCAAAGAGTTGTACGCGCTTGACCGCATTACCGAAGCGCGACGCGAATGGAACCAGGTAATTGCCAAACTGGATGAAAACTTGACCAAATTGGCCGCTTTGTTAGCTCATGATTGGCAATGGCACGATAATGCTATTCTTACCGTCGCTAAAACCGGCCACCGAAAGGATTTGAACTTACGATTTCCCACTCCGTTTCGCGACCTTATTTACGAGACCGCAGAGAGTTACGGTTTGGATCCGGAGTGGGTTTATGGTGTTACGCGACGAGAAAGCGCATTCAATACCTATGCTCGATCCAGTGCGGGCGCTATGGGGCTGATGCAGATACTACCGAGCACAGCTCGTATCCAATCCAAATCTCTGGGCATGGCAAAGCCCAGTTATAAGGATTTGTTTGAAAGTGAACGCAACATCGTGTTGGGCAGTTCCTATTTGAACAAAATGCTGCAACGTTTTTCCGGCAATCAGGTGGTGGCCACAGCAGCCTACAATGCCGGACCCAATCGTGTATCCAAATGGTTACCTAAAGACGGTGACAAGGTGGAAGCCGACATTTGGGTGGATACCATTCCTTACAAAGAGACCCGAGAGTACGTCAGAGCAGTGATGGCCTATGCTGTCATTTTTGAGTGGCGCTTAAATCAAACCATAACACCCTTACATAAGCGCATGGAAAATTTCTAATCCATTCCTGACCTTTAGAGATTATATAAAGCGGTTCAACCAAGTCTCGTGTGACCCCCAATTGGTGATTCGAAGCTCACCGCCATTGGATACGTATTCCAACAATATGGCTTTTTCACGCTTGGACAATTTGCGCATATCCTCTTCACCACGACTGTTTAAGTAAATAGTTTTGTATTGGTGGATGTCCGCCTTATTATCGCCGTTGCTGTCACTGAATAGTGAGGATAGAGTGGGAAACAGTAGTTCGTGCTCATATTCGTTAAGTTGGTAGTAGTCGAAAAAGCGCCGAACTAAGTGAGGATCTTGGAAAGGGCTATGGTCTCCTTGCCGGCTGATGTGCTCGAAGGGATTGAATAAATCCATGACAATGGCAATTTTATTACGCGTCAGTTCCGGATTTTGCAACGTCAGCCGACCCAGGTCTGTGCTCAGGTCATCCAGCGACAATAGAATGCTCGTAGCGTGTTGGCCACGATCGATGGATAATTGCAGCGGCAGACTGACAGAGCCCAATATTTGTAAATGAAACCGGCCGTCAGCATCGGTACAGGTGTAGGAGTAGAACGCTTGCTGGGGCTTGCGGCAGGCGCCGCTGGCGATACTGATGGAGCCTAGCTGATAGTCGGACAGGGTTTTCTTTTTGCTGGATTTGGATTTGGGTTTGGGAATGAAAACGGTGGCCGATGCCACGGGATTTCCATTGCGATCCACCACTTGCCCTCGCACGTATTGCAATAAGCGGTCAATATCCGGGAGCGCCAAGGGGGCGGCAAAATGTTCAGGTGCAGGAGCTTGTTGGGATATTCCGGCGCAACCGCTGAACAGCAGCGTTGCAGACAACAGCAAACTGAATTTACGGCTAAGGCGGCACATGGTCGTGGCTCCTTCCCTCGGAGTGTTAATTCCCGTCAGTGTATCAGAATCAGGTCAAGTTATGAACACTTCTTACGCTTCGCTTCAAATTATGAGGATTAGGTTAAAAATTAATCAAAGCATAAAAGCGTGTAAAAACAAAGAAATGCCTTATGACAATAGCTGCGAGTCGACTACACTATAGACTATAGTGCAGTGTGCAGGTTTTCCAAGAAAAATTTGTTTTTTTGTTGATACAAAGCAAATGTATGAATCCCATAGTCTATAAAATCGTGGTCACAGTCATTGCTCTGCTAATCAGTGCTGCAGCAGGCTTGGGTTTGTTGGATCATTTTGGTGAGCGTTATACCGAACAAGCCTTTGAACGGGCAATTATCACATTCGGTGTTGCCAGGGGACTTAATGCCGTCATTTCCGTGGCTCAGGGAACGGAAGTGGCCATTCACCCGGCAGGGTTTGGTGTCAATTTTACGCCAGGACAAATCCTCGATCCCATCAATGACCTTATCGAACAATTTTCGTGGGTAATGTTGGCAAGCAGTGCATCTTTGGGGATTCAAAAAATATTCCTGTCTATCTGTTCATCCTGGCCGGTGACGCTGACGTTGATGGTGCTACTGCTGGTGTGGTTGTGGGGTGTTTGGCGCTCCGTGTTCCCTGTGGCGCCTGGGCGTTGGCTCACTTCCGCCTTATTGATTTTATTGTTTATACGTTTTTCCGTTCCTGTCGCAGCCATTGCCGGTGAAGTGTTCTACCGATATTTCTTGTCAGAGCAATACCAGGAAGCTACACAACAACTGGAGCAAACTAAGGAAGCCATCAGTTCATTGAATGCGAATTTTCAAAATTTCCCGGAACCGCAAGGGATGTTGGACAGAGCTAAGGGCTGGTTTGACTCCGCAATGAATTTGATGGATTTGGATCGCAGGCTAGAGGCCTACAAGCAGGCGGCAACCGATGCCAGTCGCCATGCCATCAACCTAACCGTAGTATTCCTGATTCAAACGGTCATTTTTCCCATTCTGTTTCTTTGGGTTATCTACCGTTTTCTGCGAAATTTTTCCCTCTTCAGGCAGTGACCCCTTGTGACCTTTATGGTAATGTAAAAACCGATTGTCTCCGGACAGCCGTGATAAACAAAAGTAATTCTTACAAAAACTATAACCTATAACAAGGCATACGATTGCCAAACAGCTCTTATCAGAGGCTGTATAAGGAGGAACTATGTCCGCCAGGCACCCTATAATTGCCATTACGGGGTCTTCGGGATTGGGTACTACGGTGACCCAAAATGCTTTTACGGATATTTTTCGTAGATTGGGTATCAATGCTTCGTATGTATTGGGTAACGGTTTTAGACGCTATGAGGCAGATCAGGTGGTGGAAGAATTTAAGGCTGCCGCAGCCGCCGGTCGCCCAATCAGCCACTTTGGGCCTGAAACCAATCTCTTCGATCGTCTGGAAAGTTTGTTTCGTGAGTATGCCCGAAAAGGTACCGGGCTAAGTCGCGAGTATATTGCAAACGAAGAACAATCAGTCCGATTTGGGCGACCCATCGGAACCTATTCGAATTGGGAGGATATACCCACGGGGGACTTATTGTTTTACGAAGGGCAACATGGTGCTTGCATCGAGGCGACCTGGTCCATGCGTAGCATGAGTGCTTCGCACAATCCCGTTGTGATCAATGAACGACACAAATTGGATGTAAGACAGGATGCGGGCGTCGATATTGCTCGCTGGGTAGATTTGCTTATTGGGATTGTTCCCTGCGTTAACATGGAATGGATTGAAAAAATTCACCGCGACGGCAAGACCCGACAACGTTCAGCTGATGAGGTGACCACCAGTATTTTACGTCGCTTGCCGGACTACGTTCGTTATATTACACCTCAGTTTTCATTGACCGATATTAACTTCCAACGTGTACCATTGGTGGATACATCGAATCCGTTTATTTCCCTGGATGTTCCCGGTCACGATGAATCACTGGTGGTGATTCGATTTCGGGAACCCTATCGCTATGACTTTCCCAGGTTGCTGAATTTAATTGACAAGGCCTATATGTCGCGTCCCAACACCATGGTCATACCGGGTGGTGAAATGGAAAATGCCATAGATGTGATTTGCACGCCATTGGTTCAGGAACTGATGGAGAAAAAACGCCAACAGGAGATGGTGTAAGGTTCTTCAGACCATCGTTAAAAGATAAACAAGGTCATTTTCATACTCGGGTGTACAGTGCATTCAATATCCACGACGCCTTTACTCTTAAATTGCAGTGATCGCATCATGCCGGGTTTAAATTTTCCCAGGTCAAACTGAAACTCTTCTGTTTGACTGATAATATTGTGGACCACACTGTCGGAATTACGAAATGTCAACGTGTCTCCCGGCTTGATGACTTTGATAGGCGGATTGAATTTCAATTCATTTTGCGAAATGATATGTTCTTCCGAGTATGCGGTTGTGCATAAAGCTGACAATACTACGAGAAAGAATATTTTGTTAAACATGTTGCAGACTCCGTTATCGTTCTAATTATTCAGGCAGCGTGACCTGAGCCAGTTTGGGATCCCATTTGCCCGTCAATGCCTTGAGAAACGCCACCAGGTCTTTTTTATCCTTTGCATCCAAATTGGCCTGAATAAAATTGGGTGACAAATTACTTTGTACGACACCCCCATTCGCATAGTGGTCCACCACTGCTTCCAGGGTGGCAGCGGAACCGTCATGAAAATAGGGCGCTGACTGGGCAATGTTGCGTAGTGGTGGAGTTTTAAATGCGCCTCGGGTCATTCCCACTTTGACTTGGTGGTGCCGGCCCAGGTCCGGGTTTTTCTTACCAAATGATGCTAAGCCAATGTTATGGAAACCGTTGTCGGTAAAACTGGGAGGGCGGTGACACACAGCGCAATTACCCTTGGACGGGTTTAAAAATATTTTAAAACCTCGAATTTGAGACGGCGTCATGGCTTTGTCGTCTCCCTGTAGCCAGTGGTCAAACGGAGAATTGTTGCTGACGACCATTCTTTGGTACATAGCCAAAGCCTTGGAAACACGGGTTTGGTTAATCCCCAAACCGTAAAATGCATCCTTAAAGGCGCTGACATATCCAGGAATGCCTTTTAATGTCTTCAACATGTTATTCACGGTGTTATGCATTTCTTCCGGGTTTACAATGGGACCCATAGCTTGATCTTCCAGTGTTTTGGCGCGTCCGTCCCACATGAGAATTTTATTAAAACCCACGTTTATAATCGTGGGTGTGGCACGCTTGAGTGTTTTGCCTTTATGACCTTTGGCTGTGGCCAATCCATCGGACCAGCCCAATTCGGGGTTATGGCAGGTGGCACAAGACATCGTGCCATCCCCACTGAGACGGGGGTCAAAAAACAACATTTTACCCAATTCAATTTTTTTCTTGTCAAAACGGTTACCACCCGGAGCCTGAGGCAGGTTGGGTAACAACCATTGACTTAAAATTTGTTTAGGCGCTTCACTGGATGTATCCATCAAGGATTCAGCCCATTGTGTCATGTCCTGCAGCTCTGCTGTGCGGCTGGTTGAGGGGAGCAAGAAACTAAATATGGAAAAAACTAAAACCAGTCCTATTTGCCGAAGCATTATCGTCGTCCTTTCAATCTATTATGGTACGCTGATGAAAACTATGGTTATTATAAGTCAATCAATTATTTTTATTGTATTAAATAATTAGACAGATTTTAAAGCATTTTGGGTGATTTGTTGACTATTTACCAAAAGAGTAAGTAGCCGATGCGAAGACTAAACGGAATAATGATAAGGCAGCGTGTTTATGACTCTGGATAATATATCGAAATTACGAAATGAGTTCATCTTTGACTAATTGCATGGCCTCCTCTGTGCGGTCTGTGCAAATGGCTGCAAGACTTTGATTATTGTCACTGCGAATTATGCGAATACTGCGTAAATTGATTTGGGCCTCTTTGAAGCGACGAGCGATCTGCGCCAGGGCGCCGGGTTTGTCATCCAGACGAATGAGAATCACATCTTCTGTCAACGCTTTGATGTCGGGTAGGCGGTTGAGCAGGTTTAAGGCGTCATCGTAGCGATCTACGGTGAGTATGATTACACCGGTGTCGGCGTAGCCATCACCAGTAAGTGATTCTATGTTAATGTTTTCTGCGGCCAGCGCTTCGGTGATTTCCGCAACCACCCCCGGCCGATTTTGAGCTACGATAGTGATTTGTTTCACGCCCTTATCCTCATGGTGTCTGCTTTTGCTCGTTGACAATATCCGCGATCAGCGCATCAATATGTTCCCGGGTAACATGAGGCATGGTAACAATATGGGCAATATTGTTCTGAACTGCAAGTTGCCAGGTTTCCAGGATTCTTTGTGGGGGTCGTGGAATAACAACCGTAATGGAATTGGTGTTGCGCCAGGCGTTTATACCAACGGCACGAAACTGTGCGATAGCATAGTCGGCGATTTGCAAACAAGCGGCAATAATTTTTCTAAAGCCTTCGAACTTTACGGTTTTTAAGGCATACCAGAGAAACAGCGGCGTCACCGCATTGCGGGAGCCGCTCAAGGTGGTATCCAGAGTGCCAACGTACTCTATAGATCGAGCGATTCGGTCCACATTGGTTTTTTTAGCCAGCACGACTCCGCATGGTATGGGGGAGCCAATCATTTTATGGCCGCTGATGGATATGCTGTCTATGCCGGCATCAAAATCGTAATCAGGCGGATTGTTTATAAACGGTAATATCATTCCGCTTAGGGCGGCGTCCACGTGGATGTAATAGTTGGGGATGGCCAGATTATGCAAAATCTCTCGAATTTTTACCACGTTATCCAAGGCACCTTTCATGGTAGTACCAATATTGGCGAAAATGATGGGAGTGACATCCCGGTGGATCCGGATGGTTTCGTACAGATCCTCGTAGTCCATTTCTCCGTTTTCCTGACTTTTTATCATAATGTTGCGTACATGCAACACTCGTAAACTCTTGGAAACGCTATAGTGGGTGTCTTCTGAGTAATACAGCATGCCATCAGGGTAGAGTTCTCGTGCCAGGAAGATGCCGTACATATTACCCTCGGTCCCACCGTTGGTGATGTAACCCCAGGTATCCGCAGTAGCATGAGTCCACTGGGAAAATATGTGCAATACTTCCCGTTCGATTTCATGGGTATTCAAATGAAACAAAGTGGGAACAAAGGGGTCGCCGACATTATTCAGAGGGTAACTAAGAAAGGGGAATAGGGGGCTGTAATCAAAATTGCAGGTGCACGGGTATCCCAGGAAGTGATTGGATTCCACCTTGATCTGCTGCAACAGCGTGTGCAGCTTGTTTTGGTCGTCCTTGCTCAAATCATCAAATTGCCAGACCATGTTTTT contains the following coding sequences:
- a CDS encoding ACT domain-containing protein; this translates as MKQITIVAQNRPGVVAEITEALAAENINIESLTGDGYADTGVIILTVDRYDDALNLLNRLPDIKALTEDVILIRLDDKPGALAQIARRFKEAQINLRSIRIIRSDNNQSLAAICTDRTEEAMQLVKDELIS
- a CDS encoding tryptophan tryptophylquinone biosynthesis enzyme MauG, yielding MLRQIGLVLVFSIFSFLLPSTSRTAELQDMTQWAESLMDTSSEAPKQILSQWLLPNLPQAPGGNRFDKKKIELGKMLFFDPRLSGDGTMSCATCHNPELGWSDGLATAKGHKGKTLKRATPTIINVGFNKILMWDGRAKTLEDQAMGPIVNPEEMHNTVNNMLKTLKGIPGYVSAFKDAFYGLGINQTRVSKALAMYQRMVVSNNSPFDHWLQGDDKAMTPSQIRGFKIFLNPSKGNCAVCHRPPSFTDNGFHNIGLASFGKKNPDLGRHHQVKVGMTRGAFKTPPLRNIAQSAPYFHDGSAATLEAVVDHYANGGVVQSNLSPNFIQANLDAKDKKDLVAFLKALTGKWDPKLAQVTLPE
- a CDS encoding histidine decarboxylase, which translates into the protein MVWQFDDLSKDDQNKLHTLLQQIKVESNHFLGYPCTCNFDYSPLFPFLSYPLNNVGDPFVPTLFHLNTHEIEREVLHIFSQWTHATADTWGYITNGGTEGNMYGIFLARELYPDGMLYYSEDTHYSVSKSLRVLHVRNIMIKSQENGEMDYEDLYETIRIHRDVTPIIFANIGTTMKGALDNVVKIREILHNLAIPNYYIHVDAALSGMILPFINNPPDYDFDAGIDSISISGHKMIGSPIPCGVVLAKKTNVDRIARSIEYVGTLDTTLSGSRNAVTPLFLWYALKTVKFEGFRKIIAACLQIADYAIAQFRAVGINAWRNTNSITVVIPRPPQRILETWQLAVQNNIAHIVTMPHVTREHIDALIADIVNEQKQTP